One window from the genome of Glycine soja cultivar W05 chromosome 12, ASM419377v2, whole genome shotgun sequence encodes:
- the LOC114380583 gene encoding uncharacterized protein LOC114380583 isoform X4, whose translation MANVTGSGPVAEKGPVTRSSTESLSNKAVASGSVTTATPNRKSEWLEKRTPPSLSARITVRFGQKTPSPLRRSERTKNASPSSSSDPSASKSKSSGSKCHCSGKQLAFEASGDEDDDNDDDEDEESGSEASSRLRPKRMTAREYRALFVKPKRDCNDKTNGMDRSTKEDYHEKTNGMDRSTQEDCHEKSNEVDRSAQEGDDGGRDKIDGCLKENCFDSAKDYKDILPPEDANGKEMRAEPKLSGPLKELLDNNVTVNSIVSSNAATCEPPSGAPERVQSESCKEETLQKLGSRDSISNENLIMKCVENDKGEKSISSKRKRNMVDMHANASAMLVDNDNSNLIEDAHPSRICGNVVETSGSRSKRIRHISLSESDVKRDGRKTANNVDQPSSKSYGDNLSTRNKDGNSGGPVDSKRPLGVTVETEKIRKQQRSLHLLLKPEIANLCEILRLPDNVKSMVENCLEYTMNNYQICTEPVSILQAFQLSLCWTAASLLNHKLDFEASLMLAKQNLNFDCKKEVVDEINSRLWTLKENFLKLTGNSNVVSYPKASESSNGVFSYIEETTEVELVKNDNSKNIKNFQKRKSQWNKLLLMQQEEKQKLKKDIENENDEFWRRYQIHRAAIQLCSPNDVTKEQKLKVFNTEYMKIIRELERQHEIRLKDLEAKQLKTRLTFPETLALDELLNPVASNEPGTKVDQTCDQAQHSNAPKALVSDHVAEGEGFNDMVEVITRIGTGIGLSEAPDANASVVVPCSSALELQTPLVKHADANNKCNNIAENEYDSQGNIFSKHSNSREQCSDGAISPPEEGVCVNYSCESHDFGQDAITRVLPSCNEEICDGKTLDVQCSDGAISSPEEGECVNYCFESHDFGQDAITRVLPSCNEEICDGKTLDVQCSDGAISSPEEGECVNYSCESHDFGQDAITRVLPSSNEDICDGKTLDVPSGEVAPTVCNTTSSNGDHVEISSRQGELDGTILSNPVCGSSIEVEANGSNDGAKNMAPVNSQSSEEDIPSVNTMSTSNCENAAQIHEADDNNGSKNAETLNSSLSDERISSLNSKSPQGHVRNENAMCMQNCENFAQSLEDDDSNGSNSVIPNPPLIDERNADRTIILNRDAHVGMVETVNFTPSTEQISGGAVDEDGLPNHISEKSVLDSVLSRPREAYSPRGSSDADCIILSNQPSFEKQNHDGVSSSIPVGQIPLEVSNTRHERISVNVLDGEEAVGRPATVNCTDYPENVIALNSSSMDQISNGGPLLDGDLSPGPCTSSPSNGRTLPDEQIPVLEPENSNKVAECQLTDSVVVNKNAISDQLEGVCRTMTENSLSLETPVSRPVDDLMEPLEQVHSLSSVESPPDPDTAREMKNTLVSSPVDIVPANQSINDSLVMEPPEQEAQLPSAGFLSSNQDLSNLPLVTGTEDQPSNEDDLPNHIPEMPIEIQNQVVQHASNSDRQEGVCRTMTENSLSLETPVSRPVDDLMVPLEQVQPLSSVESPPDRDTAREMQNILVSSSVDIVPANQSMNDSLVMEPPEQEGQLPSAGILSSNQDLANLPLVTGTEDQPSNEDGLPNHIPETSIEIQNQAVVQCASNVELDSCSRQVVHPASNMDLDSLLPGGVRLQSSDTRNLSTLTEINNHPIQPASQSASRIIRHLCLDPLTNELERLRILTDQNMKEYENKKLQLKYDFEKELEELYRKYDIKRKEVEVEFQNIRKNLDTQHNIVLVNKILAEAFRAKSMDLKVSGASRMQQDASVPQQLFQLASQQNATRPCLVGPSSCGPPADSMQSSYATTTSQTMVSPIQATYSTPGTFSSVSPRVPHINSLSSPLGNAQTAGEIRAPAPHLQPYRPPTSIPASSPCTVPHGRPSQPAPGNIPVTSPPFSHRTPWSMPANFQSVPHRGHWLVSTGGLSTPNLSSVNSCADANSQPGINLPNVRPHMPDLPTLMNLNLSKFSGNSTPANSAHPATSPDVVCLSDDE comes from the exons ATGGCGAACGTCACTGGTTCCGGTCCCGTCGCGGAGAAAGGACCAGTTACGAGGTCTTCGACAGAGTCATTGTCGAATAAAGCTGTTGCGAGCGGTTCCGTCACCACCGCCACTCCGAATCGCAAGTCGGAGTGGCTCGAGAAGCGGACGCCGCCGTCGCTCTCGGCGAGAATCACGGTGAGATTCGGTCAGAAGACGCCGAGTCCGTTGCGGAGATCTGAGAGAACGAAGAacgcttctccttcttcttcttcggaTCCTTCGGCTTCAAAATCCAAGAGTTCGGGTTCGAAGTGCCATTGCAGTGGGAAACAGTTGGCGTTTGAGGCTAGCGGTGACGaggatgatgataatgatgatgacgAGGATGAGGAAAGTGGCTCGGAAGCTTCATCGAGACTTAGACCTAAGAGAATGACTGCGCGCGAGTATCGTGCTCTCTTTGTTAAACCTAAGAGAG ATTGCAATGACAAGACAAATGGGATGGATAG ATCAACTAAAGAAG ATTACCATGAGAAGACAAATGGGATGGATAGGTCAACTCAAGAAG ATTGCCATGAGAAATCAAATGAGGTGGATAGGTCAGCTCAGGAAGGTGATGACGGGGGTAGGGACAAGATTGATGGGTGCCTTAAAGAGAATTGTTTTGATTCTGCCAAGGATTATAAGGATATTCTGCCACCTGAAGATGCCAATGGTAAAGAGATGAGAGCTGAGCCTAAGTTGAGTGGGCCTTTGAAAGAACTATTAGATAATAATGTGACTGTAAATTCAATTGTATCATCTAATGCTGCAACTTGTGAGCCGCCCAGTGGGGCACCTGAAAGGGTTCAGTCTGAATCGTGCAAAGAGGAGACATTGCAGAAGCTAGGGTCAAGGGATTCTAtatcaaatgaaaatttgattatgaaatGTGTAGAGAATGATAAAGGTGAAAAATCGATATCTtccaagagaaaaagaaatatggtgGACATGCATGCAAATGCTTCTGCTATGTTGGTTGACAATGACAACAGCAACTTGATTGAGGATGCTCACCCATCAAGAATATGTGGCAATGTTGTGGAGACCAGCGGGTCACGTTCCAAAAGGATAAg GCATATCTCCTTATCAGAATCAGATGTGAAAAGGGATGGGAGGAAAACGGCCAATAATGTTgatcagccttcttcaaaatcttatggtgATAATTTATCTACTAGGAACAAGGATG GAAATTCTGGAGGTCCAGTGG ACTCAAAGAGACCTCTAGGGGTCACTGTTGAAACTGAGAAAATACGGAAACAGCAAAGGAGCTTACATCTTTTACTGAAGCCAGAGATAGCAAATCTTTGTGAAATTCTGCGTCTCCCT GACAATGTCAAGAGTATGGTTGAAAATTGTCTTGAATATACTATGAACAATTACCAGATCTGTACAGAACCAGTGTCAATATTACAGGCTTTTCAACTATCTCTG TGTTGGACTGCTGCTTCTTTGCTAAATCACAAACTTGACTTTGAAGCTTCCCTCATGCTTGCTAAGCAGAACTTGAATTTTGACTGCAAGAAAGAAGTAGTGGATGAAATCAATTCAAGGCTCTGGACTCTGAaggaaaattttttaaaactcacaGGAAACTCTAATGTTGTCAGCTATCCAAAAGCTTCTGAATCATCAAATGGGGTTTTTTCTTATATAGAAGAGACAACAGAGGTTGAATtagtaaaaaatgataattctaaaaatattaaaaactttcAGAAGCGTAAAAGCCAGTGGAACAAGCTACTTCTGATGCAACAGGAAGAGAAGCAGAAGTTGAAAAAagatattgaaaatgaaaacgatGAGTTTTGGAGAAGGTACCAAATACACAGGGCTGCTATTCAATTATGTTCTCCCAATGATGTAACGAAAGAGCAAAAGCTCAAGGTTTTCAACACTgaatacatgaaaataattaGAGAATTGGAAAGGCAGCATGAAATACGTCTCAAGGATCTTGAGGCCAAGCAATTAAAAACAAGGCTGACATTCCCAGAGACTTTGGCACTGGATGAATTGTTAAACCCTGTTGCTTCAAACGAACCTGGGACTAAGGTTGACCAGACCTGTGATCAAGCTCAGCATTCTAATGCTCCTAAAGCCCTTGTGTCTGATCATGTTGCTGAAGGAGAGGGTTTCAATGATATGGTTGAAGTCATAACAAGGATTGGAACTGGGATTGGATTATCTGAAGCTCCTGATGCCAATGCCTCTGTAGTTGTACCATGCAGTAGCGCACTTGAACTGCAAACTCCTCTGGTCAAACATGCTGATGCTAATAATAAATGCAATAATATTGCTGAAAATGAATATGATAGTCAAGGAAATATTTTCTCTAAGCATTCCAATTCCAGAGAACAATGTTCTGATGGAGCTATTAGCCCGCCAGAGGAAGGTGTGTGTGTAAATTATAGTTGTGAATCTCATGATTTTGGGCAGGATGCTATAACCCGAGTTCTGCCTTCATGTAATGAAGAGATATGTGATGGGAAAACATTAGATGTTCAATGTTCTGATGGAGCTATTAGCTCACCAGAGGAGGGGGAGTGTgtaaattattgttttgaatCTCATGATTTTGGGCAGGATGCTATAACACGAGTTCTTCCTTCATGTAATGAAGAGATATGTGATGGGAAAACATTAGATGTTCAATGTTCTGATGGAGCTATTAGCTCGCCAGAGGAGGGGGAGTGTGTAAATTATAGTTGTGAATCTCATGATTTTGGGCAAGATGCTATAACACGAGTTCTGCCTTCATCTAATGAAGACATATGTGATGGGAAAACATTAGATGTTCCCAGTGGAGAGGTGGCTCCTACAGTGTGTAACACCACCAGTTCAAATGGTGATCATGTTGAAATTTCTTCTAGGCAAGGGGAACTTGATGGGACTATACTGAGCAATCCTGTTTGTGGTTCATCAATAGAAGTTGAGGCTAATGGTTCCAATGATGGTGCAAAGAATATGGCCCCCGTGAATTCTCAATCATCTGAAGAAGATATCCCAAGTGTAAATACCATGTCCACATCAAATTGTGAGAATGCTGCACAAATCCATGAGGCTGATGACAATAATGGTTCAAAAAATGCTGAAACTCTGAACTCATCTTTGTCTGATGAAAGAATTTCCTCATTGAATTCAAAATCACCTCAAGGCCATGTCCGTAATGAAAATGCCATGTGCATGcaaaattgtgaaaattttgCACAGAGCCTTGAGGATGATGACAGCAATGGTTCAAATAGTGTCATTCCAAATCCACCTTTGATTGATGAGAGAAATGCTGATAGGaccataatattaaatagagatGCACATGTGGGAATGGTTGAGACTGTCAATTTCACTCCTTCAACAGAGCAAATATCTGGAGGTGCAGTAGATGAAGATGGCCTCCCCAACCACATTTCCGAGAAATCGGTTTTAGATAGTGTGTTGTCCAGACCACGTGAAGCTTATAGTCCCCGTGGTAGCTCAGATGCTGATTGTATTATTCTTTCAAATCAACCTTCTTTTGAGAAACAAAATCATGATGGAGTCTCATCAAGCATACCTGTTGGACAAATTCCACTTGAAGTGTCAAACACTCGTCATGAGAGAATCAGTGTAAATGTATTAGATGGGGAGGAAGCTGTGGGAAGGCCTGCCACAGTCAATTGTACTGATTATCCTGAGAATGTAATTGCTCTGAATTCTTCATCCATGGATCAAATATCTAATGGAGGTCCATTATTAGATGGAGATTTATCACCAGGGCCTTGTACTTCTAGCCCAAGCAATGGTCGGACCCTACCTGATGAACAAATTCCTGTCTTGGAGCCAGAAAATAGCAATAAAGTGGCTGAATGTCAATTAACAGACAGTGTGGTGGTGAATAAAAATGCCATATCTGACCAGCTGGAAGGAGTATGTAGAACTATGACAGAAAACAGTTTATCCCTGGAGACTCCAGTATCAAGACCAGTTGATGATCTCATGGAGCCTCTAGAACAAGTGCATTCATTATCATCTGTAGAGTCTCCACCTGACCCGGATACTGCTAGAGAAATGAAGAACACTTTGGTATCTAGTCCTGTTGATATTGTACCAGCTAATCAATCCATTAATGATTCACTGGTCATGGAGCCTCCAGAGCAGGAGGCGCAATTACCTTCTGCTGGTTTCCTTTCTTCCAACCAGGACCTATCTAATTTGCCTTTGGTGACTGGAACTGAAGACCAGCCATCCAATGAAGATGATCTCCCCAACCACATTCCTGAGATGCCAATTGAGATTCAAAATCAAGTTGTGCAACATGCCTCAAATTCAGACCGGCAGGAAGGAGTGTGTAGAACCATGACAGAAAACAGTTTGTCCCTAGAGACTCCAGTATCTAGACCAGTTGATGATCTCATGGTGCCTCTAGAACAAGTGCAGCCATTATCATCTGTAGAGTCTCCTCCTGATCGGGATACTGCTAGAGAAATGCAGAACATTTTGGTATCTAGTTCTGTTGATATTGTACCAGCCAATCAATCCATGAATGATTCACTGGTCATGGAGCCTCCAGAGCAGGAGGGGCAATTACCTTCTGCTGGTATCCTTTCTTCCAACCAGGACCTAGCTAACTTGCCTTTGGTGACTGGAACTGAAGACCAGCCATCGAATGAAGATGGTCTCCCCAACCACATTCCCGAGACATCAATTGAGATTCAAAACCAAGCTGTTGTGCAGTGTGCCTCAAATGTGGAACTTGACTCATGTTCTCGTCAAGTTGTACATCCAGCCTCAAATATGGACCTTGATTCACTTCTTCCTGGTGGAGTCAGACTACAGTCTTCAGACACAAGAAATTTGTCAACTCTCACAGAGATTAATAACCATCCTATACAACCTGCTAGCCAATCAGCTTCCAGGATTATTCGACATTTGTGCCTTGATCCACTTACCAATGAATTGGAAAGACTACGAATACTGACAGATCAAAATATGAAAGAATATGAAAACAAG AAATTGCAGTTGAAATATGATTTTGAGAAGGAACTCGAGGAACTTTACAGGAAGTATGACATTAAACGTAAGGAGGTTGAGGTTGAATTTCAGAATATAAGGAAGAACCTGGATACACAACATAATATAGTTCTTGTAAATAAGATATTGGCTGAGGCTTTCAGGGCTAAATCCATGGATCTTAAAGTATCTGGTGCTTCAAGAATGCAGCAAG ATGCAAGTGTTCCACAGCAACTATTTCAGCTTGCAAGTCAGCAAAATGCCACTCGGCCCTGTCTGGTCGGTCCATCATCTTGTGGGCCTCCTGCAGACAGCATGCAGAGTTCCTACGCTACAACTACCTCTCAGACTATGGTATCACCAATACAGGCCACTTACAGTACACCAGGAACTTTCTCCAGTGTTTCTCCAAGGGTACCTCATATCAACTCCCTTTCTTCACCTTTGGGAAATGCTCAAACTGCTGGGGAGATACGTGCCCCTGCACCACATCTCCAGCCTTATAGACCCCCAACATCCATCCCAGCCTCCAGTCCCTGTACAGTTCCGCATGGGAGGCCAAGTCAGCCTGCACCTGGTAATATTCCTGTAACTTCTCCCCCATTTTCTCACCGGACACCCTGGTCAATGCCGGCAAACTTTCAGTCTGTTCCTCATAGGGGGCATTGGCTTGTAAGTACAGGTGGGCTATCCACACCTAATTTATCTTCCGTGAATTCTTGCGCTGATGCTAACAGTCAACCTGGTATAAATCTGCCAAATGTTCGGCCACATATGCCAGATTTGCCTACATTGATGAACTTGAACCTATCCAAATTTAGTGGTAATAGCACACCAGCTAACTCGGCACATCCAGCTACATCACCTGATGTAGTCTGTTTATCAGATGATGAATGA